A single window of Archangium gephyra DNA harbors:
- a CDS encoding phosphoribosyltransferase, whose amino-acid sequence MAIKRATPTKAPPIKATPKGTKGKPSLKQQVEKLVSIPSDMILAPQVEAPRQLTGRDQSRSNRSVQELSWAEFDRAVQTLARTISQSFKPQAVVGVAHGGVFVGGALSSALGCDFYPVRISRRSRDKGAAKPKLSGEMPRELKGKRVLIVDDVVSSGDTLELATALAQKVGAKEVNTASLVARPGGFTPSFCALPTDALVVFPWDYEAVTEDGRFDVDPDKAGA is encoded by the coding sequence CAAGGGCACGAAGGGCAAGCCTTCCCTGAAGCAGCAGGTGGAGAAGCTCGTCTCCATCCCGTCGGACATGATTCTCGCGCCCCAGGTGGAGGCGCCGCGCCAGCTCACGGGGAGAGATCAGTCGCGCTCGAACCGGAGCGTCCAGGAGCTGTCCTGGGCGGAGTTCGACCGCGCGGTGCAGACGCTCGCGCGCACCATCAGCCAGTCCTTCAAGCCCCAGGCGGTGGTGGGCGTGGCGCACGGCGGGGTGTTCGTGGGCGGGGCGCTGTCCAGCGCGCTCGGCTGTGACTTCTACCCGGTGCGCATCAGCCGCCGCAGCCGGGACAAGGGCGCGGCCAAGCCGAAGCTGAGCGGGGAGATGCCGCGCGAGCTCAAGGGCAAGCGCGTGCTCATCGTGGACGACGTCGTCTCCAGTGGCGACACGCTGGAGCTGGCCACCGCGCTGGCCCAGAAGGTGGGGGCCAAGGAGGTGAACACCGCCTCGTTGGTGGCGCGGCCCGGGGGCTTCACCCCGAGCTTCTGCGCGCTGCCCACCGACGCGCTCGTCGTGTTCCCGTGGGACTACGAGGCCGTCACCGAGGACGGACGCTTCGACGTGGATCCGGACAAGGCGGGCGCCTAG